Proteins encoded together in one Cicer arietinum cultivar CDC Frontier isolate Library 1 chromosome 4, Cicar.CDCFrontier_v2.0, whole genome shotgun sequence window:
- the LOC101497946 gene encoding uncharacterized protein translates to MMNNLILLPKYPTFQSRWDIEEIHPKFFKCISWQMEATMDEINCPYHYVCDKTYPPNYPFSIDILVLLFTTCSYLVTLIILILDMNTRKGTIFLTHSKRFLLPSGPISLPIIILIFAKGPQINTIFPLSCIGPSILLLVLISSLSFDIKDDKDIKYTFFAASTISGILHASLYLDSIVLPYYTGFDALVNSTFSGECETCVCRKEILVVGGKLVKYKGWSMTTFVVVGVICLRILCKIFGEINGGKFVSMIKVLMERFSWILITLDCVYLMGNSPPERIILRVVAFGGIFLLILLHVVREACSKFFTMDYVAEKLRSVSISTPLQIA, encoded by the coding sequence ATGATGAATAATCTTATCTTGCTCCCAAAATACCCAACATTTCAATCTAGATGGGACATAGAAGAAATTCATCCCAAATTTTTCAAATGCATAAGTTGGCAAATGGAAGCAACAATGGATGAAATTAATTGTCCTTACCATTATGTATGTGACAAAACATACCCTCCAAATTATCCTTTTTCTATTGATATCTTAGTCCTTTTATTCACAACATGTTCTTATTTGGTCAcacttataattttgatattggATATGAACACAAGAAAAGGAACAATCTTTTTGACTCATTCAAAAAGATTTTTGTTACCTTCTGGTCCTATATCTCTTCCAATTATAATCTTAATCTTTGCAAAGGGTCCTCAAATCAACACCATTTTTCCACTTTCTTGTATTGGTCCTTCAATTCTTCTATTGGTTCTAATTTCATCATTATCATTTGATATTAAAGATGATAAGGACATAAAGTACACTTTTTTTGCAGCCTCAACAATTTCTGGAATTTTACATGCAAGTTTGTATTTGGACTCAATTGTGTTACCTTATTATACAGGTTTTGATGCATTGGTGAATTCAACATTTTCAGGTGAATGTGAAACATGTGTGTGTAGGAAAGAAATTTTGGTTGTTGGGGGAAAATTGGTAAAGTACAAAGGTTGGTCAATGACAacatttgttgttgttggtgttATTTGTTTGAGGATTTTGTGTAAAATATTTGGAGAAATTAATGGTGGGAAATTTGTGTCTATGATTAAAGTGTTGATGGAAAGGTTTAGTTGGATTTTAATAACTTTGGATTGTGTTTATTTGATGGGAAATTCACCACCAGAAAGAATAATTTTGAGAGTTGTTGCTTTTGGAGGcatatttcttttgattttgCTTCATGTGGTTAGAGAAGCATGTAGTAAGTTTTTCACGATGGATTATGTGGCTGAAAAATTGAGATCGGTGTCAATTTCAACACCATTGCAAATAGCATAa
- the LOC101500959 gene encoding MADS-box transcription factor 31 gives MGRGKIEIKRIQNTTTRQVTFSKRRTGLIKKTHELSVLCDAQIGLIIFSSTGKLFQYSSEPYRMDQIIEKYQRSTGKRIMVESDHHYREEMFHDMAMLRQESIRVELGIQRYLGSDMNGLKYDDLTKLEEELEFSLAKVRNRQNELLSQQMENLRRKERILEDEHINLSNWEQRAVMEFHKAAIEANKQQQNGMDEFAFFEDQPAGTILQLAAPVLPLHLHPYLQLAQPNIHQDSLPSRDPKP, from the exons ATGGGGCGTGGAAAGATAGAGATAAAGAGGATTCAAAACACAACAACAAGGCAAGTTACTTTCTCAAAAAGAAGAACAGGACTAATCAAGAAGACTCATGAGCTTTCTGTTTTATGTGATGCACAAATTGGACTCATCATATTCTCAAGCACTGGAAAACTCTTCCAATATTCTTCTGAACCCTATAG GATGGATCAAATCATAGAAAAGTACCAGAGATCTACTGGGAAACGCATTATGGTGGAAAGTGATCATCACTATAGG GAAGAAATGTTCCATGACATGGCAATGCTGAGGCAAGAAAGTATTCGTGTTGAATTGGGAATTCAACGATATCTTGGAAGTGATATGAATGGTTTAAAGTATGATGATTTGACTAAACTTGAAGAGGAATTAGAATTCTCTCTTGCAAAAGTTCGAAACCGTCAg AATGAGCTATTGAGTCAACAAATGGAGAATCTGCGAAGGAAG GAAAGAATATTGGAAGATGAACACATCAATTTGTCGAACTGG GAGCAAAGGGCAGTGATGGAATTTCACAAGGCAGCAATAGAAGCaaacaaacaacaacaaaatggaATGGATGAGTTTGCATTCTTTGAGGATCAACCAGCTGGTACCATTCTTCAACTTGCTGCCCCTGTTCTTCCACTTCACCTTCATCCTTATCTTCAGCTTGCTCAGCCAAATATTCATCAAGATTCTCTCCCTTCTAGGGACCCCAAACCATAA
- the LOC101501280 gene encoding uncharacterized protein — protein MKRSCFVELPIPEDEDNDIPEQCKLYVDNNDFVVSCDDAYKLGPTLHSQLLDNDMVRVLVTKVLDANAQVPIPTDEVTTVGHASNTFIQWPKRLLRLVSDKEVDIFMKVDVPLKKSESQLDCIQQLLLKSMSISLSIELKLEHETSEVFVLGQSDIVELCMGNRELCITIIQIWLTYMHRLCIDLGKSDVYGFIDPCFIRSEYYSIGAQKYIQNKLQ, from the exons ATGAAGAGAAGTTGTTTTGTTGAACTACCTATACCAGAGGATGAGGACAATGATATTCCAGAACAGTGTAAATTGTATGTTGATAATAATGATTTTGTAGTATCATGTGATGATGCGTACAAGTTGGGGCCCACCTTACACAGTCAGTTGTTAGATAATGATATGGTTAGGGTGTTGGTTACCAAGGTTTTAGATGCAAATGCTCAAGTACCTATACCCACTGATGAGGTGACAACAGTTGGTCATGCTTCAAATACTTTCATTCAATGGCCAAAAAGACTTTTGCGGCTTGTTTCTGATAAG gAGGTTGACATATTTATGAAAGTTGACGTTCCACTCAAAAAATCTGAATCTCAACTAGATTGTATTCAACAATTGTTGTTAAAGTCGATGAGTATATCATTGTCTATAGAGCTAAAATTGGAACATGAGACAAGTGAAGTGTTTGTACTTGGACAAAGCGATATAGTGGAGTTGTGTATGGGTAATCGAGAGTTGTGCATCACTATTATACAAATATGGTTGAC ATATATGCATCGCCTTTGTATTGACTTGGGCAAGAGTGACGTGTATGGATTCATTGATCCGTGTTTCATTCGGAGTGAATATTATTCTATTGGGGCTCAAAAGTACATACAAAATAAGTTGCAGTAG